In a single window of the Hirundo rustica isolate bHirRus1 chromosome 7, bHirRus1.pri.v3, whole genome shotgun sequence genome:
- the BBS5 gene encoding Bardet-Biedl syndrome 5 protein isoform X1: MSGVLDALWEDRDVRFDISPQQMKMRPGEVLIDCLESVEDTKGNNGDRGRLLVTNLRIIWRSLSLPRVNLSVGYNCVINITTRTANSKLRGQTEALYILTKCNNTRFEFIFTNVVPGSPRLFTSVIAVHRAYETSKMYRDLKLRSALIQNKQLRLLPQEQIYDKVNGVWNLSSDQGNLGTFFITNVRIVWHANMNDSFNVSIPYLQIRSIKMRDSKFGLALVIESSQQSGGYVLGFKIDPVEKLQEAVKEINSLHKVYSANPIFGVDYEMEEKPQPLEDLTVEQVPDDVEIEADEHTDAFVAYFADENKQHDREPVFSEELGLAIEKLKDGFTLQGLWEVMT, from the exons ATGAGCGGGGTACTGGACGCGCTGTGGGAGGACAGGGATGTCCGCTTCGACATATCCCCGCA acaaatgAAAATGAGACCTGGAGAGGTCCTTATAGACTGCTTAGAGTCTGTTGAAGATACCAAAGGAAACAATGGAGACAGAG GCAGACTGCTTGTGACAAATTTGCGGATCATTTGGCGCTCACTGTCATTGCCCAGAGTCAATCTTT CTGTCGGTTACAACTGTGTTATAAATATAACTACAAGAACTGCCAACTca AAATTGAGAGGGCAGACAGAAGCTCTGTATATATTGACTAAATGTAACAATACTCGGTTTGAGTTCATATTTACCAATGTTGTTCCTGGGAGTCCCAGACTCTTCACTTCAGTTATTGCCGTGCACAG aGCTTATGAAACTTCCAAAATGTATCGTGATTTGAAGCTGAGAAGTGCACTGATTCAAAACAAGCAACTGAGATTGTTACCACAAGAACAAATATATGATAAAGTCAATGGAGTTTGGAATTTATCAAGTGACCAG GGAAATTTGGGAACATTTTTTATTACTAATGTGAGAATAGTTTGGCATGCAAATATGAATGACAGCTTTAATGTCAGCATACCGTATCTACAAATT CGTTCAATAAAAATGAGAGACTCGAAATTTGGCTTGGCACTTGTGATAGAGAGTTCTCAGCAG AGTGGAGGATATGTACTTGGTTTTAAAATAGACCCTGTAGAGAAACTACAGGAGgcagtgaaagaaattaattcacttcACAAAGTTTATTCAGCTAATCCTATATTTGGAGTGGATtatgaaatggaagaaaag CCTCAACCCCTTGAAGACCTAACAGTGGAGCAGGTTCCAGATGATGTGGAAATAGAAGCTGATGAACATACAGATGCTTTTGTG gcTTACTTTGCTGATGAGAACAAG CAACATGATCGGGAGCCTGTTTTTTCCGAAGAACTGGGACTTGCAATAGAGAAGCTAAAGGATGGATTCACACTCCAGGGACTCTGGGAAGTAATGACCTGA
- the BBS5 gene encoding Bardet-Biedl syndrome 5 protein isoform X2 has translation MKMRPGEVLIDCLESVEDTKGNNGDRGRLLVTNLRIIWRSLSLPRVNLSVGYNCVINITTRTANSKLRGQTEALYILTKCNNTRFEFIFTNVVPGSPRLFTSVIAVHRAYETSKMYRDLKLRSALIQNKQLRLLPQEQIYDKVNGVWNLSSDQGNLGTFFITNVRIVWHANMNDSFNVSIPYLQIRSIKMRDSKFGLALVIESSQQSGGYVLGFKIDPVEKLQEAVKEINSLHKVYSANPIFGVDYEMEEKPQPLEDLTVEQVPDDVEIEADEHTDAFVAYFADENKQHDREPVFSEELGLAIEKLKDGFTLQGLWEVMT, from the exons atgAAAATGAGACCTGGAGAGGTCCTTATAGACTGCTTAGAGTCTGTTGAAGATACCAAAGGAAACAATGGAGACAGAG GCAGACTGCTTGTGACAAATTTGCGGATCATTTGGCGCTCACTGTCATTGCCCAGAGTCAATCTTT CTGTCGGTTACAACTGTGTTATAAATATAACTACAAGAACTGCCAACTca AAATTGAGAGGGCAGACAGAAGCTCTGTATATATTGACTAAATGTAACAATACTCGGTTTGAGTTCATATTTACCAATGTTGTTCCTGGGAGTCCCAGACTCTTCACTTCAGTTATTGCCGTGCACAG aGCTTATGAAACTTCCAAAATGTATCGTGATTTGAAGCTGAGAAGTGCACTGATTCAAAACAAGCAACTGAGATTGTTACCACAAGAACAAATATATGATAAAGTCAATGGAGTTTGGAATTTATCAAGTGACCAG GGAAATTTGGGAACATTTTTTATTACTAATGTGAGAATAGTTTGGCATGCAAATATGAATGACAGCTTTAATGTCAGCATACCGTATCTACAAATT CGTTCAATAAAAATGAGAGACTCGAAATTTGGCTTGGCACTTGTGATAGAGAGTTCTCAGCAG AGTGGAGGATATGTACTTGGTTTTAAAATAGACCCTGTAGAGAAACTACAGGAGgcagtgaaagaaattaattcacttcACAAAGTTTATTCAGCTAATCCTATATTTGGAGTGGATtatgaaatggaagaaaag CCTCAACCCCTTGAAGACCTAACAGTGGAGCAGGTTCCAGATGATGTGGAAATAGAAGCTGATGAACATACAGATGCTTTTGTG gcTTACTTTGCTGATGAGAACAAG CAACATGATCGGGAGCCTGTTTTTTCCGAAGAACTGGGACTTGCAATAGAGAAGCTAAAGGATGGATTCACACTCCAGGGACTCTGGGAAGTAATGACCTGA
- the BBS5 gene encoding Bardet-Biedl syndrome 5 protein isoform X3 codes for MLIDIRGRLLVTNLRIIWRSLSLPRVNLSVGYNCVINITTRTANSKLRGQTEALYILTKCNNTRFEFIFTNVVPGSPRLFTSVIAVHRAYETSKMYRDLKLRSALIQNKQLRLLPQEQIYDKVNGVWNLSSDQGNLGTFFITNVRIVWHANMNDSFNVSIPYLQIRSIKMRDSKFGLALVIESSQQSGGYVLGFKIDPVEKLQEAVKEINSLHKVYSANPIFGVDYEMEEKPQPLEDLTVEQVPDDVEIEADEHTDAFVAYFADENKQHDREPVFSEELGLAIEKLKDGFTLQGLWEVMT; via the exons ATGCTGATAGATATTAGAG GCAGACTGCTTGTGACAAATTTGCGGATCATTTGGCGCTCACTGTCATTGCCCAGAGTCAATCTTT CTGTCGGTTACAACTGTGTTATAAATATAACTACAAGAACTGCCAACTca AAATTGAGAGGGCAGACAGAAGCTCTGTATATATTGACTAAATGTAACAATACTCGGTTTGAGTTCATATTTACCAATGTTGTTCCTGGGAGTCCCAGACTCTTCACTTCAGTTATTGCCGTGCACAG aGCTTATGAAACTTCCAAAATGTATCGTGATTTGAAGCTGAGAAGTGCACTGATTCAAAACAAGCAACTGAGATTGTTACCACAAGAACAAATATATGATAAAGTCAATGGAGTTTGGAATTTATCAAGTGACCAG GGAAATTTGGGAACATTTTTTATTACTAATGTGAGAATAGTTTGGCATGCAAATATGAATGACAGCTTTAATGTCAGCATACCGTATCTACAAATT CGTTCAATAAAAATGAGAGACTCGAAATTTGGCTTGGCACTTGTGATAGAGAGTTCTCAGCAG AGTGGAGGATATGTACTTGGTTTTAAAATAGACCCTGTAGAGAAACTACAGGAGgcagtgaaagaaattaattcacttcACAAAGTTTATTCAGCTAATCCTATATTTGGAGTGGATtatgaaatggaagaaaag CCTCAACCCCTTGAAGACCTAACAGTGGAGCAGGTTCCAGATGATGTGGAAATAGAAGCTGATGAACATACAGATGCTTTTGTG gcTTACTTTGCTGATGAGAACAAG CAACATGATCGGGAGCCTGTTTTTTCCGAAGAACTGGGACTTGCAATAGAGAAGCTAAAGGATGGATTCACACTCCAGGGACTCTGGGAAGTAATGACCTGA